In one Bradyrhizobium cosmicum genomic region, the following are encoded:
- a CDS encoding S4 domain-containing protein: MVKARTSAAELVEKGRVRVNGARETSPGHAIKTGDVLTIALDRTVRVLKVTAFNERRGDAASARVLYEELSEANPDSQRN, translated from the coding sequence GTGGTGAAGGCGCGCACCTCTGCGGCTGAGCTCGTCGAAAAAGGCCGCGTCCGCGTCAACGGCGCGCGCGAGACATCGCCGGGGCACGCGATCAAGACCGGCGACGTGCTCACCATCGCGCTGGACCGCACCGTGCGGGTGTTGAAAGTCACAGCCTTCAACGAGCGCCGTGGCGATGCCGCCTCGGCCCGCGTGCTCTACGAGGAGCTCAGCGAAGCCAATCCGGATTCTCAGCGCAATTAA
- the fdxA gene encoding ferredoxin FdxA translates to MTYVVTENCIKCKYTDCVEVCPVDCFYEGDNMLVIHPDECIDCGVCEPECPADAIKPDTEPGLEKWLSVNADYAKSWPNITQKKESPDDAKEFDGMEGKFEKYFSPNPGSGD, encoded by the coding sequence ATGACTTACGTCGTCACTGAAAACTGCATCAAGTGCAAGTACACCGACTGCGTCGAGGTCTGCCCGGTCGATTGTTTCTACGAGGGCGACAACATGCTCGTCATCCATCCTGACGAGTGCATCGACTGCGGCGTGTGCGAGCCGGAATGCCCCGCCGACGCCATCAAGCCGGATACGGAACCGGGCCTAGAAAAGTGGCTGTCGGTCAACGCCGACTACGCCAAGAGCTGGCCGAACATCACCCAGAAGAAAGAATCACCCGACGACGCGAAGGAATTCGACGGGATGGAAGGCAAGTTCGAGAAATATTTCTCCCCGAACCCCGGCTCCGGAGACTAA
- a CDS encoding CarD family transcriptional regulator has translation MPNKTAKPAAKATVAKPAAKPAAVKAPAAKPVAPKAPVAAAPAKAPVAAAKPAVKAAAPAPKVEEKKVVTQRQGFKANEFVVYPAHGVGQILAIEEQEIAGAKLELFVINFIKDKMTLRVPTAKVANVGMRKLSEPTLVKKALETLKGRARVKRTMWSRRAQEYEAKINSGDIVAIAEVVRDLYRSESQPEQSYSERQLYEAALDRLSREIAVVQHSTETEAVKEIEAQLAKSPRRNAKAEAAEGEGEADAEGETDETDGDTTVADEAA, from the coding sequence ATGCCTAACAAGACTGCCAAACCGGCCGCGAAGGCGACCGTTGCAAAGCCTGCTGCCAAGCCCGCTGCCGTCAAGGCTCCCGCTGCCAAGCCCGTTGCTCCGAAGGCCCCTGTTGCTGCCGCCCCTGCCAAGGCGCCCGTTGCTGCTGCCAAGCCGGCCGTGAAGGCCGCTGCACCCGCGCCGAAGGTCGAGGAAAAGAAGGTCGTGACCCAGCGTCAGGGCTTCAAGGCCAACGAATTCGTCGTCTATCCCGCTCACGGCGTCGGCCAGATCCTGGCCATCGAAGAGCAGGAGATCGCCGGCGCGAAGCTCGAGCTGTTCGTCATCAACTTCATCAAGGACAAGATGACGCTGCGCGTGCCGACCGCCAAGGTCGCCAATGTCGGTATGCGCAAGCTGTCCGAGCCGACGCTGGTGAAGAAGGCGCTCGAGACCCTCAAGGGCCGCGCCCGCGTCAAGCGCACCATGTGGTCGCGTCGCGCCCAGGAATACGAAGCGAAGATCAACTCGGGCGACATCGTCGCGATCGCGGAAGTCGTGCGCGACCTCTATCGCTCCGAATCGCAGCCTGAGCAGTCCTATAGCGAACGCCAGCTCTATGAAGCGGCGCTCGATCGTCTGTCCCGCGAGATCGCGGTCGTGCAGCACTCGACCGAGACCGAAGCGGTCAAGGAGATCGAGGCCCAGCTCGCCAAGAGCCCGCGCCGCAACGCCAAGGCGGAAGCCGCCGAGGGCGAAGGCGAGGCGGATGCCGAGGGCGAGACCGACGAGACCGATGGCGACACCACCGTCGCCGACGAGGCCGCGTAA
- a CDS encoding DUF1496 domain-containing protein, with protein sequence MKTSHSVTIALAAFAVLSAATPGQAEQATPTCVYASRSYSDGAFLCVQKSIALICRSDGGRFTWTTVADKDLADRCTASVPHVRPRHVRVRTAAYRVHHRDPSISAAKCFDFNGKRYCE encoded by the coding sequence ATGAAGACGTCGCACAGTGTCACCATCGCGCTGGCCGCGTTCGCGGTGCTTTCAGCCGCCACGCCGGGCCAGGCCGAGCAGGCCACGCCGACCTGCGTCTACGCCAGCAGGAGCTACAGCGACGGCGCGTTCCTGTGCGTACAGAAATCGATTGCCCTGATCTGCCGCTCGGACGGCGGACGCTTCACCTGGACAACCGTCGCCGACAAGGATCTGGCGGATCGATGCACCGCTTCCGTACCTCATGTCCGCCCGCGTCATGTGCGGGTCCGGACGGCGGCCTATCGCGTGCACCACCGCGATCCCTCGATCAGCGCCGCCAAATGCTTCGACTTCAACGGCAAGCGATATTGCGAGTGA
- a CDS encoding response regulator transcription factor, translating to MTPDRSLIVVEDDAGFARTLKRSFERRGYDVVLAASIEEVRKVLEERSFGHAVVDLKLGGASGLACVELLHTHDPEMLIVVLTGFASISTAVEAIKLGACHYLAKPSNTDDIEAAFNKAEGNVEVALDARPTSIKTLEWERIHQTLIETDFNISEAARRLGMHRRTLARKLEKRPVK from the coding sequence TTGACGCCTGACCGATCGCTCATCGTCGTCGAGGACGATGCCGGCTTCGCGCGCACGCTGAAGCGCTCATTCGAGCGCCGCGGCTATGATGTCGTGCTCGCCGCCTCGATCGAGGAGGTCCGCAAGGTGCTGGAGGAACGGTCCTTCGGCCACGCCGTCGTCGACCTCAAACTCGGCGGCGCCTCAGGCCTTGCCTGCGTCGAGCTGCTGCATACGCATGATCCGGAGATGCTGATCGTGGTGCTAACCGGCTTTGCCAGCATCTCGACGGCCGTCGAGGCGATCAAGCTGGGAGCCTGCCACTACCTGGCAAAGCCGTCGAACACCGACGACATCGAGGCCGCCTTCAACAAGGCCGAAGGCAATGTCGAAGTCGCGCTCGATGCGCGGCCGACCTCGATCAAGACGCTGGAATGGGAGCGCATCCACCAGACGCTGATCGAGACCGATTTCAACATCTCGGAGGCAGCGCGGCGGCTCGGCATGCACCGGCGCACGCTGGCACGGAAGCTCGAGAAGCGGCCGGTGAAGTGA
- a CDS encoding ATP-binding protein, producing the protein MLERSSSRPDDGKMPPQALAKELGGFAVTLQSQADARSGLIGAAPTDDETNRKNMALLIQLRWTAVVGQILTIGGVHFGLGIPLPLERMGAVIGALLLLNVSSLVWVRHRAAITNNELLVALMLDVAALTAQLYLSGGATNPFTSLFLLQVTLGAVLLDARSTWSLVALTCACFVWLTLAYRPLDLPPNPLSETYSLTVAGMLLGFALNAVLLVVFVTRINRNLRERDAHLAALRQHAAEQDHIVRMGLLASGAAHELGTPLASLSVILSDWRRMPDLAADQELAEDLSEMETSLQRCKSIVTGILVSAGEARGEGSSPTTVTAFVTALVEEWRDARSARTLYFVNTFGEDVAIVSDVALKQVIFNVLDNAYEVSRDWVEFLAEREGDNLVLSISDRGPGFAPEMLAQLGKPYQSSKGRAGGGLGLFLVVNVVRKLGGSVTAENHRKRGATVRLTLPLATLAIGGSFDA; encoded by the coding sequence ATGCTGGAACGATCGTCGAGCAGACCTGACGACGGCAAGATGCCTCCCCAAGCACTTGCCAAAGAGCTGGGCGGGTTCGCCGTCACGCTGCAATCGCAGGCGGACGCGCGCAGCGGCTTGATCGGCGCCGCGCCGACCGACGACGAGACCAACCGCAAGAACATGGCGTTGCTGATCCAGCTGCGCTGGACCGCGGTAGTCGGCCAGATCTTGACCATCGGTGGCGTGCATTTCGGTCTCGGCATCCCCTTGCCTCTCGAGCGGATGGGCGCGGTGATCGGCGCGCTGCTGCTGCTCAACGTTTCGAGCCTCGTTTGGGTACGCCATCGCGCCGCGATCACCAACAACGAGCTGCTGGTCGCGCTGATGCTCGACGTCGCCGCGCTGACCGCGCAGCTCTACCTCAGCGGCGGCGCCACCAATCCCTTCACCTCGCTGTTCTTGCTCCAGGTCACGCTGGGCGCGGTGCTGCTCGATGCCCGCTCGACCTGGTCGCTGGTCGCGCTGACCTGCGCATGTTTCGTGTGGTTGACGCTGGCCTACAGACCGCTCGACCTGCCGCCAAATCCGCTCAGCGAGACCTATTCGCTCACCGTCGCCGGCATGCTGCTGGGCTTCGCCCTCAATGCGGTTCTGCTGGTCGTCTTTGTCACGCGCATCAACAGGAACTTGCGCGAGCGCGACGCCCATCTGGCGGCGCTGCGCCAGCATGCGGCCGAGCAGGACCACATCGTGCGCATGGGCCTGCTCGCCTCCGGCGCGGCGCACGAGCTCGGCACGCCCCTCGCCTCGCTCTCGGTCATCCTCAGCGACTGGCGCCGCATGCCGGATCTCGCCGCCGATCAGGAGCTCGCCGAGGATCTTTCGGAGATGGAGACGTCGCTGCAACGCTGCAAATCCATCGTGACAGGAATCCTGGTGTCGGCGGGGGAAGCGCGCGGCGAAGGCTCTTCGCCAACGACGGTGACGGCTTTCGTCACGGCGCTGGTGGAGGAGTGGCGCGACGCGCGCTCGGCGCGCACGCTCTACTTCGTCAATACGTTCGGCGAGGATGTCGCGATCGTCTCGGACGTTGCGCTGAAACAGGTGATCTTCAACGTGCTCGACAACGCCTACGAGGTCTCGCGTGATTGGGTCGAATTTCTGGCCGAGCGCGAGGGTGACAATCTCGTACTATCGATCAGCGATCGCGGTCCCGGCTTCGCTCCGGAAATGCTGGCGCAGCTCGGAAAGCCCTACCAGTCGAGCAAGGGCCGGGCCGGCGGCGGGCTCGGCCTGTTCCTGGTGGTGAACGTCGTGCGCAAGCTCGGGGGCAGTGTGACCGCCGAGAATCATCGCAAGCGTGGCGCCACCGTCCGCCTGACGCTGCCGCTCGCAACGCTCGCGATCGGAGGCAGCTTTGACGCCTGA
- a CDS encoding SURF1 family protein, protein MSKTRTAASETEGTRDDTARSPSLWLAVLSLTAFAVLIALGVWQVERRAWKLALIDRVEQRVHAPAQPIPSPAAWSAVTAANDEYRHVSLTGRFLHDRETLVQAVTEGGPGYWVLTPLQRGDGTQVLVNRGFVPSERRDASARRDGNPDGPVEITGLLRMSEPKGGFLRNNVPQHNRWYSRDVAAIAAARGLHEAAPFFVDADAGSQSGGGPIGGLTVVRFPNNHLIYALTWFALALMLAGWLFVTFGGGLFRRQRIVHEPAGGPDASARRTGSDAGTIVEQT, encoded by the coding sequence TTGAGCAAGACCAGGACCGCGGCGAGCGAAACAGAGGGGACGCGCGACGACACTGCGCGCTCCCCGTCCTTGTGGCTCGCGGTCCTCTCGCTTACGGCCTTTGCCGTTCTGATCGCGCTCGGCGTCTGGCAGGTCGAGCGCCGCGCCTGGAAGCTGGCGCTGATCGACCGCGTCGAGCAGCGCGTTCACGCCCCCGCCCAGCCGATCCCCTCGCCGGCGGCATGGTCCGCGGTCACCGCCGCGAACGACGAATACCGGCACGTCAGCCTCACCGGCCGCTTCCTGCACGACCGCGAGACGCTGGTACAGGCCGTCACCGAGGGAGGCCCCGGCTATTGGGTACTGACGCCGCTTCAACGCGGCGACGGCACGCAGGTTCTGGTCAACCGGGGCTTCGTGCCGTCCGAGCGGCGCGACGCATCGGCACGCCGGGACGGCAATCCGGACGGCCCGGTCGAGATCACCGGCCTGTTACGCATGTCCGAGCCGAAAGGCGGCTTCCTCCGGAATAATGTCCCCCAGCATAACCGCTGGTATTCGCGGGACGTCGCCGCGATTGCCGCCGCCCGTGGCCTCCACGAGGCCGCTCCCTTTTTCGTCGACGCCGACGCCGGATCACAATCAGGCGGTGGCCCCATCGGCGGATTGACCGTGGTCCGCTTTCCCAATAACCACCTGATCTACGCGCTGACGTGGTTTGCCCTGGCTTTGATGCTGGCCGGCTGGCTTTTCGTCACTTTCGGCGGCGGGCTGTTCCGCCGCCAGCGCATCGTCCACGAACCGGCCGGCGGCCCCGATGCCTCCGCCCGCAGGACGGGATCAGATGCTGGAACGATCGTCGAGCAGACCTGA
- the cyoD gene encoding cytochrome o ubiquinol oxidase subunit IV produces MNTDTHAAGAHDHHHDDGHAHSTFSGYMLGFVLSVVLTAIPFWLVMSGALPSKQITALVIMAFAVVQIVVHMIYFLHMSPKSENGWTMMALIFTIVMVVIALSGSLWVMNHLNSNMMPMHEMTGMK; encoded by the coding sequence ATGAACACCGATACCCACGCCGCTGGCGCGCACGACCATCACCACGACGACGGCCACGCCCACAGTACGTTCTCGGGCTACATGCTCGGCTTCGTGCTCTCCGTGGTGCTGACCGCGATCCCGTTCTGGCTGGTGATGAGCGGCGCGCTTCCGAGCAAGCAGATCACCGCACTCGTCATCATGGCCTTCGCGGTCGTGCAGATCGTCGTGCACATGATCTACTTCCTGCACATGAGCCCCAAATCCGAGAACGGCTGGACCATGATGGCGCTGATCTTCACCATCGTCATGGTGGTGATCGCACTGTCCGGTTCGCTGTGGGTGATGAACCACCTCAACAGCAACATGATGCCGATGCACGAGATGACGGGAATGAAGTGA
- the cyoC gene encoding cytochrome o ubiquinol oxidase subunit III: MTVAVNSSQAGEPVFYLADEHPHPEGYSTSLGFWIYLMSDCLIFAMLFAAFGVLGANYAAGPAPKDLFDLDLVAVNTSMLLLSSITYGFAMLAMQQNKIAQTQMWLAITGLFGLAFIGIELTEFAHMIHEGATPQRSAFLSAFFTLVGTHGLHVSCGLIWLVTLMVQVWKFGLIEANRRRLMCLSMFWHFLDVVWIGVFTFVYLLGVLR, from the coding sequence ATGACTGTCGCTGTCAATTCCTCGCAGGCCGGCGAGCCGGTCTTCTATCTCGCCGACGAACACCCGCATCCGGAAGGCTACAGCACCTCGCTGGGCTTCTGGATCTACCTGATGAGCGACTGTCTCATCTTCGCGATGCTGTTCGCCGCCTTCGGCGTGCTCGGCGCCAACTACGCCGCCGGGCCCGCACCAAAGGACCTGTTCGACCTCGACCTGGTCGCGGTGAACACCTCGATGCTGCTGCTGTCCTCGATCACCTATGGCTTCGCCATGCTGGCGATGCAGCAGAACAAGATCGCGCAGACGCAGATGTGGCTGGCGATCACCGGCCTGTTCGGCCTCGCCTTCATCGGGATCGAGCTCACCGAGTTCGCCCACATGATCCATGAAGGCGCCACACCCCAGCGCAGCGCCTTCCTGTCCGCCTTCTTCACCCTGGTCGGCACCCACGGCCTGCACGTCTCCTGCGGCCTGATCTGGCTGGTCACGCTGATGGTTCAGGTCTGGAAGTTCGGCCTGATCGAGGCCAATCGCCGCCGGCTGATGTGCCTGTCGATGTTCTGGCACTTCCTCGACGTGGTCTGGATCGGCGTCTTCACCTTCGTCTATCTCCTGGGAGTTCTGCGATGA
- the cyoB gene encoding cytochrome o ubiquinol oxidase subunit I, producing MSPDLLKLIFGRLGIESLPLHEPIVVGTFVMVALGGATLLAGLTYFRLWGYLWREWFTTVDHKRIGIMYMILGIVMLLRGFADALMMRGQQMLAFGGSEGYLNAHHYDQVFTAHGVIMIFFVAMPLVTGLMNYVVPLQIGARDVSFPFLNNFSFWMTVGGAVLVMASLFIGEFARTGWLAYPPLSNIGYSPDVGVDYYIWALQVAGVGTTLSGINLICTIVKLRCPGMTMMKMPVFTWTSLCTNILIVASFPVLTVVLALLSLDRYVGTNFFTNDFGGSPMMYVNLIWIWGHPEVYILVLPAFGIFSEVTSTFSGKRLFGYTSMVYATVVITILSYLVWLHHFFTMGSGASVNSFFGITTMIISIPTGAKMFNWLFTMYRGRIRYELPMMWTIAFMLTFVLGGMTGVLLAVPPADFVLHNSLFLIAHFHNVIIGGVVFGAFAGINYWFPKAFGFKLDVFWGKLSFWFWVVGFYLAFMPLYVLGLMGVTRRLRVFDDPSLQIWFVIAAIGAFLVFLGILSMLMQFAVSFLKREQLKDVTGDPWDARTLEWATSSPPPDYNFAFTPVVHDNDAWWDMKRRGYQRPLTGFKPIHMPSSTGTGVILAGFATAMGFGLIWYIWWLAAASFIAMLVVGIGHTFNYHRDFDIPADDVIRTEDARTKLLAGAK from the coding sequence ATGTCTCCTGATCTTCTCAAGCTCATCTTCGGCCGGCTCGGCATCGAATCGCTGCCGCTGCACGAGCCGATCGTCGTCGGCACCTTCGTGATGGTCGCGCTCGGCGGCGCCACGCTGCTCGCCGGCCTCACCTATTTCCGTCTCTGGGGCTACCTCTGGCGCGAATGGTTCACCACGGTCGACCACAAGCGTATCGGCATCATGTACATGATCCTCGGCATCGTGATGCTGCTGCGCGGCTTCGCCGACGCGCTGATGATGCGCGGCCAGCAGATGCTCGCCTTTGGCGGCTCCGAAGGCTATCTCAACGCCCATCACTACGACCAGGTCTTCACCGCCCACGGCGTGATCATGATCTTCTTCGTGGCGATGCCGCTGGTCACCGGCCTGATGAACTACGTCGTGCCGCTCCAGATCGGCGCCCGCGACGTGTCGTTCCCGTTCCTGAACAATTTCAGCTTCTGGATGACGGTCGGCGGCGCGGTGCTGGTGATGGCCTCGCTGTTCATCGGCGAATTCGCCCGCACCGGCTGGCTGGCTTATCCGCCGCTGTCCAACATCGGCTACAGTCCTGACGTCGGCGTCGACTATTACATCTGGGCGCTGCAGGTCGCGGGCGTCGGCACGACGCTGTCCGGCATCAACCTGATCTGTACCATCGTCAAGCTGCGCTGCCCCGGCATGACCATGATGAAGATGCCGGTGTTCACCTGGACCTCGCTCTGCACCAACATCCTGATCGTCGCCTCCTTCCCCGTCCTGACCGTCGTGCTCGCGCTGCTCTCGCTTGATCGCTATGTCGGCACCAATTTCTTCACGAACGATTTCGGCGGCAGCCCGATGATGTACGTGAACCTGATCTGGATCTGGGGCCATCCCGAGGTCTACATCCTGGTTCTCCCGGCCTTCGGCATCTTCTCGGAAGTCACCTCGACCTTCTCCGGCAAGCGCCTGTTCGGCTATACCTCGATGGTCTACGCCACGGTCGTCATCACCATCCTGTCGTACCTGGTGTGGCTGCACCACTTCTTCACGATGGGTTCGGGCGCCAGCGTCAATTCGTTCTTCGGCATCACCACGATGATCATCTCGATCCCGACGGGCGCGAAGATGTTCAACTGGCTGTTCACGATGTATCGCGGCCGTATCCGCTACGAACTGCCGATGATGTGGACGATCGCCTTCATGCTGACCTTCGTGCTCGGCGGCATGACCGGCGTTCTGCTCGCGGTGCCGCCGGCCGACTTCGTCCTGCACAACAGCCTGTTCCTGATCGCGCATTTCCACAACGTGATCATCGGCGGCGTCGTGTTCGGCGCCTTTGCCGGCATCAACTACTGGTTCCCGAAGGCGTTCGGCTTCAAGCTCGATGTGTTCTGGGGCAAGCTGTCGTTCTGGTTCTGGGTCGTCGGCTTCTATCTCGCCTTCATGCCGCTCTACGTGCTCGGCCTGATGGGCGTGACCCGCCGCCTCCGCGTGTTCGACGATCCGAGCTTGCAGATCTGGTTCGTCATCGCCGCGATCGGTGCCTTCCTCGTCTTCCTCGGCATCCTCTCGATGCTGATGCAGTTCGCGGTCTCCTTCCTCAAGCGCGAGCAGCTTAAGGACGTCACCGGCGATCCCTGGGACGCGCGCACGCTGGAATGGGCGACCTCCTCGCCGCCGCCGGACTACAACTTCGCCTTCACCCCCGTCGTTCACGACAATGACGCGTGGTGGGACATGAAGAGGCGCGGCTACCAGCGTCCGCTCACCGGGTTCAAGCCGATCCACATGCCCAGCAGCACCGGCACCGGCGTCATTCTCGCCGGCTTCGCCACCGCGATGGGTTTCGGCCTGATCTGGTACATCTGGTGGCTGGCGGCTGCGAGCTTCATCGCGATGCTCGTCGTCGGGATCGGCCACACCTTCAACTATCATCGCGACTTCGACATTCCGGCCGACGACGTCATCCGGACCGAGGACGCGCGAACCAAACTGCTCGCCGGAGCCAAGTAA
- the cyoA gene encoding ubiquinol oxidase subunit II, which translates to MSRLKILALLPLAVALSGCNYVVLAPAGDIAAQQRDLVIISTLLMLLIVVPVMALTVVFAWRYRQSNTSARYEPEWDHSTKLELVIWSAPLLIIICLGALTWMGTHLLDPYRTLGRIHADRAVDQSKAPLEVDVVALDWKWLFIYPDYGIATVNDLAAPVDRPINFRITASSVMNSFYIPALAGQIYAMPGMETKLHAVVNHAGTYKGFSANYSGAGFSGMHFNFQGLDDKGFDAWVASAKSAGGSLGRAEYLQLEKPSQNEPVRRYGTIDSDLYRLILNMCVETGKMCQSEMMAIDAKGGRGHEGLNNTLPLAYDKYARRGSALGPEPTFVAGTCTPEAPQGKTTASITAPVDTAPLTGAGLKRPTFTPLKSSSFFLGQRPKSDS; encoded by the coding sequence GTGTCCCGTCTCAAGATCCTGGCGCTGCTACCCCTGGCAGTTGCGCTTAGTGGCTGCAACTACGTCGTGCTGGCGCCAGCCGGCGACATCGCTGCCCAGCAGCGCGACCTCGTCATCATCTCCACTCTCCTGATGCTTTTGATCGTCGTCCCCGTGATGGCGCTGACGGTGGTGTTCGCCTGGCGCTACCGCCAGTCCAACACCTCGGCCCGTTATGAGCCGGAATGGGATCACTCGACCAAGCTCGAGCTGGTGATCTGGTCGGCGCCGTTGCTGATCATCATCTGCCTGGGCGCGCTGACCTGGATGGGCACGCATCTGCTCGACCCCTATCGCACGCTCGGCCGCATCCATGCCGACCGCGCCGTGGATCAGTCCAAGGCCCCGCTCGAGGTCGACGTCGTCGCGCTCGACTGGAAGTGGCTCTTCATCTATCCGGACTACGGCATCGCCACCGTCAACGACCTCGCCGCGCCCGTCGACCGCCCGATCAACTTCCGCATCACCGCGTCCTCGGTGATGAACTCGTTCTACATCCCCGCGCTTGCCGGCCAGATCTACGCGATGCCGGGCATGGAGACCAAGCTCCACGCCGTGGTGAACCACGCCGGCACCTACAAGGGCTTTTCGGCGAACTATAGCGGTGCCGGCTTCTCCGGCATGCACTTCAACTTCCAGGGCCTCGACGACAAGGGTTTTGACGCCTGGGTCGCCAGTGCCAAATCCGCCGGCGGCTCGCTCGGCCGCGCCGAATATCTCCAGCTCGAGAAGCCCAGCCAGAACGAGCCGGTGCGCCGCTACGGCACCATCGATTCCGATCTCTACCGCCTGATCCTCAACATGTGCGTCGAGACCGGCAAGATGTGCCAGAGCGAGATGATGGCGATCGACGCCAAGGGCGGCCGCGGCCATGAGGGCCTGAACAACACGCTGCCGCTGGCCTACGACAAATACGCCCGCCGCGGCAGCGCGCTCGGGCCGGAGCCGACCTTCGTCGCCGGCACCTGCACGCCCGAGGCGCCGCAGGGCAAGACGACGGCCTCCATCACGGCACCCGTCGACACCGCGCCGCTTACCGGCGCCGGCCTGAAGCGGCCGACTTTCACGCCGCTGAAGTCCTCGTCCTTCTTCCTCGGACAGCGTCCGAAGTCAGACTCCTAA
- a CDS encoding MFS transporter, producing the protein MATAQTTALADTPSGEHGHDLASPGEIAIGVIIGRTSEFFDFFVYAIASVIVFPRLVFPFTSELTGTFYSFMIFALAFIARPIGTVIFMTIDREYGKTAKLVSALFLLGTATVALAFLPGYSEIGVAAIWLLALARIAQGLAWGGAWDGMASLLALNAPPSQRGWYAMVPQLGAPLGLIVASALFAYFAGNLSADDFFDWGWRYPFFVAFAINVVALFARLRMVTTEEYASLFETRELQPARISETVAREGHNIMLGAFAPLASFALFHMVTVFPLSWVFLFTRESPVRFLIIEIVAAVFGVVAIVLSGVIADRVGRKSLLMGSAIAIAIYSGFAPQLLDAGAFGETIYMVIGFILLGLSFGQSSGAIASNFRQAYRYTASALTSDMAWLFGAGFAPLVALLLATNLGVIASGAYLLSGAFWTLLALWLAGQREAGDMDAGA; encoded by the coding sequence ATGGCGACGGCACAGACCACCGCATTGGCAGACACTCCCTCGGGCGAGCACGGCCATGACCTGGCCAGTCCCGGCGAGATCGCCATCGGCGTCATCATCGGCCGGACCTCGGAATTCTTCGATTTCTTCGTCTATGCGATCGCCTCGGTGATCGTGTTCCCGCGCCTGGTGTTCCCGTTCACGAGCGAGCTGACCGGCACCTTCTATTCCTTCATGATCTTCGCGCTGGCCTTCATCGCGCGCCCGATCGGAACCGTCATTTTCATGACGATCGACCGGGAGTACGGCAAGACGGCCAAGCTGGTCTCGGCGCTGTTCCTGCTCGGTACCGCCACCGTGGCGCTCGCGTTCCTGCCCGGCTATTCCGAGATCGGCGTTGCTGCGATCTGGCTGCTGGCGCTGGCGCGCATTGCGCAGGGTCTGGCCTGGGGCGGTGCCTGGGACGGTATGGCCTCGCTGCTCGCTCTGAACGCGCCGCCGTCCCAGCGCGGCTGGTACGCGATGGTGCCGCAGCTCGGTGCTCCGCTCGGGCTGATCGTGGCGAGCGCGCTGTTCGCCTATTTCGCCGGCAATCTCTCCGCCGACGATTTCTTCGACTGGGGCTGGCGCTATCCGTTCTTCGTCGCCTTCGCCATCAACGTCGTGGCGCTGTTCGCGCGCCTGCGCATGGTAACGACGGAGGAGTATGCGTCGCTGTTCGAGACCCGCGAATTGCAGCCCGCGCGCATCTCCGAGACCGTTGCGCGCGAAGGCCATAACATCATGCTCGGCGCGTTCGCGCCGCTGGCGAGCTTCGCGCTGTTCCACATGGTGACGGTGTTTCCGCTGTCCTGGGTGTTCCTGTTCACCCGCGAAAGCCCGGTGCGCTTCCTGATCATCGAGATCGTCGCCGCCGTGTTCGGTGTCGTGGCGATCGTGCTCTCCGGCGTCATTGCCGACCGTGTCGGCCGCAAGTCGCTGCTGATGGGATCGGCGATCGCGATCGCGATCTACAGCGGCTTCGCCCCGCAGCTGCTCGACGCCGGCGCGTTCGGTGAGACCATCTACATGGTGATCGGCTTCATCCTGCTCGGCCTGTCCTTCGGTCAGTCCTCCGGCGCGATCGCCTCGAACTTCAGGCAGGCGTATCGCTACACGGCCTCGGCGCTGACCTCGGATATGGCCTGGCTGTTCGGAGCAGGTTTCGCGCCGCTCGTTGCGCTGTTGCTCGCCACCAATCTCGGCGTCATCGCCTCCGGCGCGTATCTCCTGTCCGGCGCGTTCTGGACCCTTCTCGCGCTCTGGCTCGCCGGCCAGCGCGAGGCCGGCGACATGGACGCGGGCGCTTAA